One stretch of Gemmatimonadota bacterium DNA includes these proteins:
- a CDS encoding glycosyltransferase family 4 protein, translating into MALSSAVRTLLLGHAGPRRPALSAGPLRIAMGIETLGLGGAEMVVFQLSEELRRRGHSIIAIGPDDRDGWLKQTFLKAGIHFEGYRLRSPIDWGCAEHFAEILRAHRIDVLHDHEFVASVYGAAGARLAGVPHVLTMHGNQQMTQKFQRRVALRWAIRHSAHTVAVSGDTRTHLVQALGVREDEIEIIRNGIPDRPGDGRSVRRELGLDEDDLLVLAVGSLMQRKGHRILLEAMTIVSRTAGLPRWKVAIAGEGVERPALESYIAEHGLADRAVLLGNRGDVPDLQAAADVFTMPSLWEGLPLAVLEAMFASNPVVATTASGIPEAISDGEHGLLVPGGDAPALAHAVVRLLGDRPLRERLGAHARAEAQRRFSITAMTDEYERRYRGD; encoded by the coding sequence ATGGCCCTGTCCTCCGCGGTCCGCACGCTGCTCCTTGGTCACGCCGGGCCGCGCCGCCCGGCCCTCTCCGCTGGCCCGCTCCGCATCGCGATGGGTATCGAGACCCTTGGGCTCGGCGGCGCGGAGATGGTCGTCTTCCAGCTCTCCGAGGAACTGCGGCGCCGCGGCCACAGCATCATCGCCATCGGCCCGGACGACCGGGATGGGTGGCTGAAGCAGACCTTCCTCAAGGCGGGGATCCACTTCGAGGGCTACCGGCTCCGCAGTCCGATCGACTGGGGGTGCGCGGAGCACTTCGCCGAGATCCTGCGCGCGCACCGGATCGACGTGCTGCACGACCACGAGTTCGTGGCCAGCGTCTACGGCGCGGCGGGAGCCCGGCTTGCCGGCGTGCCGCACGTGCTCACGATGCACGGCAATCAACAGATGACCCAGAAGTTCCAGCGCCGCGTCGCCCTCCGCTGGGCCATCCGCCACTCGGCGCACACCGTCGCGGTCTCGGGGGACACCCGGACCCATCTGGTCCAGGCGCTGGGTGTGCGCGAGGACGAGATCGAGATCATCCGCAACGGCATCCCGGATCGGCCGGGCGACGGCCGGTCGGTCCGTCGGGAACTTGGGCTCGACGAGGACGACCTGCTCGTGCTCGCCGTCGGGAGCCTGATGCAGCGAAAAGGGCACCGGATCCTGCTCGAGGCCATGACGATCGTGAGCCGGACCGCGGGTCTGCCGCGTTGGAAGGTCGCCATCGCGGGCGAGGGGGTCGAGCGGCCGGCACTCGAGTCGTACATCGCCGAGCACGGGCTTGCGGACCGGGCCGTTCTGCTCGGGAATCGCGGGGACGTGCCCGACCTGCAGGCTGCGGCGGACGTCTTCACGATGCCATCGCTCTGGGAGGGGCTACCCTTGGCCGTCCTGGAGGCGATGTTCGCCTCCAATCCGGTCGTCGCGACGACGGCCTCAGGGATCCCCGAGGCGATATCGGACGGCGAGCACGGACTGCTCGTGCCCGGCGGGGATGCACCGGCGCTCGCGCACGCGGTCGTCAGGCTCCTCGGCGACCGCCCGCTGCGCGAACGCCTTGGCGCGCACGCGCGCGCCGAAGCGCAACGGCGTTTCAGCATCACGGCGATGACGGACGAATACGAGCGACGGTACCGCGGCGACTGA
- a CDS encoding FemAB family PEP-CTERM system-associated protein, protein MTPALTVAPFAGEAAEWDAFVRSQAGWTHFHLYGWRRVIETVFGHECVFLAARDAGGRLAGVLPLVRVRSALFGHFLVSMPFVSYGGPLGGASAERALMDDAESRASGTHVKLLQIRARRALETALPVGHQKLTVVIDIPEGGPDALFKQLGNKMRTKIRKPQKEGVEVRWGRDQLEPFHRILARNMRDLGTPVQSQRFYEVIADTFPDSTWFACGYLNGEPVSGGCGFIWDREMEITWSSSLRLASGIRPGYFLHWCFLERAAQEGCTIANFGRSTPNSGTHEYKQQWGGRDEPLWWYYRSADGKVSTPNPDDGAYSMGPRVWKKLPVPVATWLGPKLVRGIP, encoded by the coding sequence GTGACGCCGGCGCTGACAGTCGCGCCCTTCGCGGGCGAGGCGGCCGAATGGGACGCGTTCGTCCGGTCACAAGCCGGGTGGACGCACTTCCACCTCTATGGGTGGCGTCGGGTGATCGAGACGGTCTTCGGGCACGAGTGCGTCTTCCTGGCGGCGCGCGACGCCGGTGGGCGGCTCGCCGGCGTCCTCCCGCTCGTGCGGGTGCGGTCGGCACTCTTCGGCCACTTCCTCGTCTCGATGCCGTTCGTGAGCTACGGCGGTCCGCTGGGCGGTGCGTCGGCCGAGCGGGCGCTGATGGACGACGCGGAGTCCCGCGCCAGCGGGACCCACGTGAAGCTCCTGCAGATCCGGGCGCGGCGCGCCCTCGAGACGGCGCTGCCGGTGGGGCACCAGAAGCTCACCGTCGTGATCGACATCCCGGAGGGCGGCCCCGACGCGCTCTTCAAGCAGCTCGGCAACAAGATGCGCACCAAGATCCGCAAGCCGCAGAAGGAGGGGGTCGAGGTGCGCTGGGGCCGGGATCAACTGGAGCCGTTCCATCGGATCCTCGCGCGGAACATGCGCGACCTCGGCACGCCCGTGCAATCACAGCGGTTCTACGAGGTGATCGCCGACACCTTCCCGGACAGCACTTGGTTCGCCTGCGGCTACCTGAACGGCGAGCCGGTCTCCGGCGGTTGCGGATTCATCTGGGACCGGGAGATGGAGATCACCTGGTCGAGCTCGCTCCGCCTCGCGAGCGGGATCCGGCCGGGGTACTTCCTGCACTGGTGCTTCCTCGAGCGCGCGGCGCAGGAGGGGTGCACGATCGCCAACTTCGGCCGCAGCACGCCGAACAGCGGCACGCACGAGTACAAGCAGCAGTGGGGCGGACGTGACGAGCCGCTCTGGTGGTACTATCGCTCGGCGGACGGGAAGGTGTCGACGCCCAATCCGGACGACGGGGCGTACTCCATGGGACCGCGCGTGTGGAAGAAGCTCCCGGTGCCGGTGGCGACGTGGCTGGGGCCGAAGCTGGTGCGCGGGATCCCCTGA
- a CDS encoding acyl carrier protein yields MTLNADAVREHVRTYILKEFLPGVAASELTDDTPLISGGILDSLATVKLVAVLEEHYGIEIHAHEASVTHLNTVQDIAALILEKKS; encoded by the coding sequence ATGACCCTGAACGCCGACGCCGTCCGTGAGCATGTCCGGACCTACATCCTGAAGGAGTTCCTCCCGGGCGTCGCCGCCTCGGAGCTGACCGACGACACGCCGCTCATCAGCGGCGGCATCCTCGACTCGCTCGCGACCGTGAAGCTCGTGGCCGTGCTCGAGGAGCACTACGGGATCGAGATCCATGCGCACGAGGCGAGCGTCACGCACCTGAACACGGTGCAGGACATCGCCGCGCTGATCCTCGAGAAGAAGTCCTGA
- a CDS encoding SGNH/GDSL hydrolase family protein, whose translation MRAAGAIPVWIYLDLPERQPDPAHVAAMATRARNAGFHVLDWSDVYEGHDMATLRSSKWDFHPNKAGHRLIGDRFHRDLVADTALGLPRAFLEPPR comes from the coding sequence GTGCGGGCGGCGGGCGCGATCCCGGTCTGGATCTATCTCGACCTGCCCGAGCGCCAGCCGGACCCGGCGCACGTCGCGGCGATGGCGACGCGCGCCCGGAACGCCGGCTTCCATGTCCTCGACTGGTCCGACGTGTACGAGGGGCACGACATGGCGACCCTCCGCTCGTCGAAGTGGGACTTCCACCCGAACAAGGCCGGTCATCGACTGATCGGCGACCGTTTCCACCGCGACCTCGTCGCGGACACCGCGCTCGGCCTGCCGCGCGCCTTCCTGGAGCCACCGCGATGA